AAATGGgtatatcaaaaacaggagcaggcgaatTAGTGCTTTTCTTCAGGttcaaagttacttactttaaaccaataccattattgaaaagtttaagcttcttattttaattcaagataaaaatatcaatagtaatgaattgcatcccgaaaaaagtcCATGACTTTATGTCCTTTACGGACttaagtaatgattgcgcatgcaccaaaagttaaaaaaaaagttcatatgcttttgtgtatatatttttttatttgcaattaGACtcatataaacacgattatacatcagttattgttcaaatgatgggtattctttaaagatactccaccgccgacaaagcataaatgatattcatcatttgaacaataattgatgtttgatCGTGTAGGaaaatgtctaattaacacaaaaaaaaataataatataagataatttatcttgcctttggtgcatgcgcaatcagtatttcattccatataggatatagtgccacgaatttttttcaggatgcaattaattatttttcatatttttaacttaaagtaaaatcaaaagctcaaaatcttcaatggtggtaatggtgtaaagtaagtaacttttgttactgaagaaaattactaaatcgtctgctcctgcttttgatagtaaaaaaataccatttgtcagcggtggagcatctttaaatgttatacaatatttacaaacatcGATATTCTTGTCAAAAATTGTATTCAGTACTTTTTACTCAATCAACAACAAAAGTTAATACTATCATTTAAGATAAGATGAACaatcttgtatataatatgaattagataaaaaaaatatgcacatATCTTTGTACCTGCAAACAAATACGCTCTGCGGCCCTTACATAAAGCACTTGAAAAgctaaaacacaaaaaacatcatttttatttgataataaatattttgacatgctatgATACTtcacttattttaaaaaaaagtgtgaCCGAGACGCCCATACGGTACAATAATGTGATCCGTTTGATAACCATGCAGTGCGACCTGTCCCCGTAAATTAAGCGTTTTTGTGCCATACATATATCGCCATTACTGTACACCTGCCATTTAAATCGGGAAAGGCGATCGTCGATTTTATTGCACGGAAAAAGTCTTTGATCATGTCAGATACACCATGTGGAGATATTAAATCATCTGTCGACCTTGTTATAGTAAAACGTAGACCGCCTGCCGAATCACCATTCCGAGAAACTATTTATATCATAGGGCATTGTTATAAATAGCTGTGATACATcattctgaaaacaaaaaacattttatctaCTTGTGTCCTGATGGAATTAGTTAGCATGAATATTTTGTCAAATGGCGTCCCAAGGAAATCACCAACGGGAATATTCCATATCAAAATCACCGTCTTGAAGCATGTAAATGACATTGCATCAAAAATTGTAGTTCGATTTACAGATTTTTATGATAATAGATTATTGCGCTAGACATAGAATTAACCTATACCTTAGGGTTATCTTTGCTTGCTATCTTATAGTCAAATCTTTCACCAATACTTTCAGGGTTGtcgatgatgtcatcaattttgacgtaTCATGACTTCTCAGCGATAATTGTGCGATCAAATTAGGAATtcatcattaaagatgctccaccatcgacagagcataaacgatattcattattcgaacaataattagtgtttaatcgtatataaatatgtctaattaacacaacaattatataaaataatctattttttcTTGTGAAATATGCGCTATcgttacttcattccatatttgACATGGTGCCATGGATtattttcggaatgcaattaactatttttaacatttttgtcttgaaataaATAGAGAATGTCAAACGGTtaaatggtgataatggtgtaaagtaagtaacatttgtgaatgaagaaaaattctaatacgTTTGCTcgtatttttgatagagaaaaaatatccttttcagcggtggagcatcttaaagtacaagagaaaaataatcaaacacgAGACTGTCATGTTGATAGGGATATTTCAACTCTAGTTGACTTACAGTACATTgtagtttacatttaggttgaAATATCCCTGACTcgacaggcccatgtaagattctaacAATCTAACAATGGAGATATAATCCACGTCACACAGTTAACAATTGACGTGACGCCATAATCAAAGAAGGTTACAATATCATAGCTTATATTCTTGAAAATCATAATAACTTAACGAATATCTGCGAATATATAATGGGAAAGTGCACATGTCTCCTcccactattttatttttttagaattctgGGCCGAAATCCTCAACGCATAATTTGCAATGatagaaaaatgttaatgcaTTGTCCTCTCTAAACACTATGTGAACAACACAAAATACCAAAATACTGTAAGTCAAGCAGAATATATAAAacgttttttaaaataatttcagaTAATTCTCTACGTTTCAATTCTATATGCGAGATCACTTATACCAAATGCAGATTTTAATTATTCCATTAACTTTGTCGGAAATGAGGAGATCCCTATCAGATTTTGCATTGTGATATAGTCTACTGACGCGGGCTTGACCGTTAGACTGACCATACCATTACTGTTGTTTCTATGTTAGAACCCAAATACCCCTGAAGCACTGCACGTAATGTAAGGTGTGTTATGTACATTGGTAAAGTAAGACGCTATAGATATTCTTAGACGTTAAATTCTTCTTCAACGCTAACACGCACAATGGCCAGCCCAGCGCATCTATTTGTGCTTGGATTGGTACTTTCGGTGATCCCaggtttgtttatttattattggttttttctttgtctttgtttgtTATCCTCCATCTAATTTTTAGTACTCATTTCGTAAAAGGTtataattttctcatttttatatattcataatactttaaatataaaaattgaactGCGCTTTCGACTATACATGAAGTAGCAATCTAAATGGATGATGTATAATCGTTTTTATAAGGTGTCTTTTATCACTCACTTCAAGGGTGTTGACCAGCcctttgtaatattttattgtgCATTCCCATCTCAACTTTCTCGTAATTTCAACAAGGTTCTAGAATCAATATCATGACAAACTCATTTGAAAGAATGAATTATACATACCTAATAAACATTCTTGAAGAAACTGGAAAATAATGGAACGATGAAAAGATCAGTCGAGTCTTTTTCaagctcattgaggataaacTTTTCCATTAGCCGTCGTCATCATTTGTCTTATGCTGTAACACCATTGCTATCATCATTACCGTAACACCTGTAAATAGAGACCATTTATCAAGAAGCAGTAACAGTAAAACCTGTATTAGCGGCCACCGCTATACAACAATAACCTGCTTGATAATTTTTGTGTAAGTTAATAAAGATCGAATCTGAATACTGTTTCACCGGTGTATAACGGACGCTTTATATAAAGACCACAGGGTATTTATTGACAAGTTCGACGGGTGGTCACTAGAGCCAATTTGAATGTAcgttgaaatatttttgtccaTATTGTAGGTGGTCTGTGCTATGACTTGATGCCAAAACCGAAGGAATGTAAAAACAAGATTGGTGATAAGAAATGTCAAGACCTTTTCAATAACAAGTACAATGGAAAAACCTACGACATGTGTTTCAGCTACAATGGATTCGATGATTGTTGCGCGTTTTGCGTTGATCGTTTGGTATGTGTGAATGGCAACCAAAACGACCTTTCTGGTAAGTAATGATAAATAGAACGGTGTACTGTGTATTTATAACTATTACTTATTTAATTTTCGGAAGGTCTTTGATCAGGTTATACGAttttaaataattgtatatCTGTGTTATTGTCTGGCATGACGCCGCAATTATTTTTTCGAAAAAGAATCCCGAAAAATCCATAACAATATGCCGACTATACCAGCCGTATggatatcaatatttgatatattttttctgaattgCACAAATTCAAGATTGCCCAAATATGTCCACATATCCTCATTATCAGAACGCTAAAATTGAGTGCgcttttgatgtacatgtacaggtaattGGGATTCGCCCATATTTTGATAGATTttgatcatttttattttcccagacatgaatatcaattaaatgcatttgttaaattgtgattattattattttcacaGACTTAAGATTAAGTCAATGTATCTGCTAGATTgtgattatttcattttcacagACATAAAgattaagtacatgtacttgcTAGATTgtgattatttttcattttcacagaaatgaaaattaagtCAATGTGCTTTctaaattatgattatttttgttCCAACAGATCTGAAGGTAAAGTATATGTACCTGACAGTTGAGTGCAAGGATACCATGAAGTACTCTCAATGTCAGAATATTTATGACAATGTGTATAAAAAAGACACCAAGGCGATGTGTGAAGACAAGAAATACTCTAAAATGTGCTGTACATTCTGTAGATCCGGGGTAGGAAAGGCATGGAATAATCGCCTTATTGATGAATGGAGTAAGTATCCAAAGTTTGCAGTctattatatttgttattgcaacTTTTCCTCATTGACGTTTGAAATaagaatgaataaaatatttaattctacTGTTCAGTAAGTTTCTTTATTAAGTTATTGCGCGAATGCTTTTATCAAAAACAGCGCTTTTCAAAATATTCCAACAATACTTTTATTTAGTAATCTGAAAAATCTGCTAATATTCTCTTGTCTTTTTATTGTTTGAAGTTAAACACCCATACTCGGCTGTAGACTATTTCCTTGGAGGCAAAAATGACTATAACGGTGAGTTTAATGAGTAAGTCGCGATGTTTGTGAAATTTCCCTATCGTTTTTATGTTTTAACTAAATATGATACTCATAAGACATGCGCAACTGCGGAATGCTTCAATCGAACGCAAAACTGTCATCCAACGGTAGTCTTCTAAAGAAATGCTAAACATTTTTCCTCTCAACTGCGTTACTATTTACGTTTGTTGAATTATCACGATATCAGAATTAATAGcttattgtacaaaataatATCTTCGAAAATGTCTTGGTGCATAAATAACTATGCAAATCTCCGTCTTCGTGGgttttttatataaagttaCGATTTTTCGCATTGCATACTCTAGTATAAAAGGAATTATCTCGTCATTTAAGATTGTACAATTATCTGTTCTTGTAgcaaatatcaatttttgaTTGTGCTGCATCGAAAGTCAATTACGAGAAATACGATATTTTCTCTAAAACATAAAAGCGTTATTTTCGAAATCGATGCCTGCCAATCAAACGTACAGCCAAATATTCTGCTCATGATCTCAAAATACCAAACGTGTCGGATGGCATCACAATGCAACAACAGCTACGTTTACCCAGCCGACTTGTTGGTGATCTTTATTTTTAAGGTTATGATAAAAACGGTTACTATGAAAACAAGAAGGACAAGTCGTATGGTTACGACGATTACGACGGTAAAGCCGATGATTACATAAAGAATATGTTCGGAGTGTTTGGCTACGATGATAAAGATGACTATGGCTACGATTACAAAGGTGAATATGACAATTCAAAGGGCAACAAAGGATACGATGAGCATACGGAAACAGTCTTTGATTTTGTGAAGAACATGCTCGATGACATTGGCTTGGATGGCAAAGGTGATTACGATGACAAAATATATGGATATGATGACAAAAATGACCAAGGCAGTTATAAAAGCAAGGGTTATCGCGGTTATGATGACAAAGATGGTAACCTTGATCTAAATAACCTACTTGATGGATATACCTCAGGCGAAACTTATGGGAAAGACAGTGATTATACAAAAGGCTTGCTGAATGATCTTGGGTTCGGAAATCTCAATAATTTGATCGGAGATGATTATGACCTCGACAAATTAGTAGGGAATATTTTAAAAGGATCTGGATATGATGACAAGAAGGATTATCTTCGAGGAACACTTTCATCAAGGAATACAAGGAAAGCCTCTAGTCGTAGAAGGAGAGAAGCAGAGGGCGATGGCGTATGTAAGGATACCATTGGGAAGGACAACTGTCGTCAGATGATGATGAACAAGTATACTGTACATGGTGGGATGCCTCATATCTTCTGTGCTAATCCTCACAACATGGTGTCCTGTTGTCGGTTCTGCTCCTCTGTTTTAGCTGACGGAGAGGAAAATAGGAAAAGACGGTTCTTGGGTAAGTGCCACTTGCTTATTGTCATGATTCGTTTATTATCATGACCTGCGTATGatgatgtttatttattgtcATGATTTGATTATTATCATGATCTGTTTATTGTCGTTACTGACGTGTTTATTATCACGATTTGCTTATTGTCATGATTTATTTATTGCCATTAGATGCTTTTTgtcattaaatgtttatttttcattatttgttcaTTGTCCATAAATTTTATTGTCCTGATTTCTTTATTATCACGACATGCTTATCGTAATGATTTTTTAGTCATGATTGCAATAAACCAAGGACATGAATTTTCCTTACGATACGTGGTATCTGCGGACCTTCTGTTCCATTGATGTATGAACTGATAGAGCATATGTATATAGTCATACAGCGATGTATCTAAAATGAATACTAAGATGTagttttgttgatattttgtagCTTTCCAGGGTAAGTCTGAATATCCAGCTGACGGAGAATCAGAGCCATGTGATGGAGATAGCTTAGGTCCCGGGGAGTGTAACCAAATCGTCTACTCGATGTTCAAGGGCAGTAAAGCCGCTATGTGTTCCACTGTCCATTACGGAAACGTCTGCTGTCAGTCCTGTAGGAGATATGCCACCCTGAGGGCGTgaaggtaatatatatatgggaaaaagacattttaaaatggttcggaattaagatattttcacaaaagtgttttcatttaattttgcattttcttTGTCCTTTAGTCAACTAATATTAAAGATTTATACATTAATGTCTAAACATTCACACCATCCACATGCAAATATGgtatttctttcaaaatcacttactgtttttttgtttttttttttttttaatttttgtaattgTCTTTAAAATACCTTCATAAGGCAGAGGTTTAAAATGAAGATTTTGAAATGTATGATTTTCAATAAGTAAGTAACAATTTATAGAGAGGAAGACCAAAACAATTTACATCGGTATTAAAAACCATCGTTTATCtaaaatttgaataatattgtgcaaaatgaaaaaaaaatctttgttggAAACATAATATTAATATGCCAGtgcatgcaatttgagacaaatGTTAAATTACTTGAAATATCTTACTAATCTTTGTAAATTGATAACCTCATTAATGTTTCAATTATATACGTGTTTCTCTTGGTATATTTCAGGCTGTCTATTCAGTAGAGATCGTCTGAAGCCAAGCGAAATACCCTAATCGCTTGTGTTGTAAAagtttggaaataaaatatacaatgcaATATGAACTGTTTCTGTCTTGTTTTACTATAAGGAGAAGTGTCTTTATCGACCAAATATGATAATCGAGTTTTTATACAAGTAATCATTGGATTATATGAGTTATCagattaaatatttgataagttttttatcaattatagcAGGAAAACGATCAACACTCATGTTAAATGTGACAGGGATATTTTTAATGTTCAACATGTCTTAAGATTTATAACGagtcagtaaataaatgatgGAGGAACTAgcattaaaaaaaagtttcttacGTAGGTCAAAACGATATACACCCATTAGACGTTTTTACTCATCAGCACATAATAATGGCTTTTTTGTGAATTATCTGTTACCTTTGCCAGACACCTATACATGCATCAGATGTGTAAAAAGTATATGCGATGAATATTCTATAATGGAACAGTATAATATTCATAAGTATTGTCTATTAGTATATCAAGTTAAAGAATAACTGTATTCTGGTTGGCTACAAACATGGATACTATTCGTAATACTGCCCGAGGAAGTGGTAACTGTTGAAGTGCCGCGGGATTGTACGTGAAACTATTATGATGTCATCTTAATAACATGACGCCATTATAATGTTGCGCTCGACCAATGGCCGACATGCTGAGTTTTACGGGGAAGGAaacaaatgttgcttttctactgAAGACAGTTCACTTGTTGTTTATTCATATTATTTCAATCTTCGTGAACTGAATCTAGTTTAAAGAAACACACATTTCtgcaaaaaatgcaaaatgcgaAAATGAAGAGCTTTTTGGAGTGTCCCTTGAAGAGTTCCTGTTACCGGTGTGGTACGATGAAATGAAAAGGGGTTATACACATATACGGGTAAAGTACCTTACCCTTTATGTCCTGGTTGGGAGGGCATTAtagcctcatagtattgtctcgtgacGGGATAGTGTGCgaatccctcgacaatactacgAGGCAATAATGCCCTCTTAACCAGGCCATAATAAACAATAGCACATGGATAAGGCCCCGTCACTGTACATCAAACGGTTGAATGACAACAATATTCACTGTAAACAAATCTTATTCGCGTGTGatttactttcgcaaatttcgtgatccaagtaaattcgcgTGAACTAACATCTACCTCATTGGATTGATAGGATTTtccattcattttttaaaaatccggaaatgtagatatttggtaacttgttttgaaatggaaatcgcgaaattaagtagccgcgaaagacagttggtttacaatatctctCTTATTGAACCAAATTGATGGCGATTATTTGTTTTGAAGGTTATCAAAAAAATTACATCGTAAATCTTGT
The DNA window shown above is from Argopecten irradians isolate NY chromosome 8, Ai_NY, whole genome shotgun sequence and carries:
- the LOC138330120 gene encoding uncharacterized protein isoform X2, giving the protein MASPAHLFVLGLVLSVIPGGLCYDLMPKPKECKNKIGDKKCQDLFNNKYNGKTYDMCFSYNGFDDCCAFCVDRLVCVNGNQNDLSDLKVKYMYLTVECKDTMKYSQCQNIYDNVYKKDTKAMCEDKKYSKMCCTFCRSGVGKAWNNRLIDEWIKHPYSAVDYFLGGKNDYNGYDKNGYYENKKDKSYGYDDYDGKADDYIKNMFGVFGYDDKDDYGYDYKGEYDNSKGNKGYDEHTETVFDFVKNMLDDIGLDGKGDYDDKIYGYDDKNDQGSYKSKGYRGYDDKDGNLDLNNLLDGYTSGETYGKDSDYTKGLLNDLGFGNLNNLIGDDYDLDKLVGNILKGSGYDDKKDYLRGTLSSRNTRKASSRRRREAEGDGVCKDTIGKDNCRQMMMNKYTVHGGMPHIFCANPHNMVSCCRFCSSVLADGEENRKRRFLAFQGKSEYPADGESEPCDGDSLGPGECNQIVYSMFKGSKAAMCSTVHYGNVCCQSCRRYATLRA